Proteins encoded together in one Macadamia integrifolia cultivar HAES 741 chromosome 8, SCU_Mint_v3, whole genome shotgun sequence window:
- the LOC122085556 gene encoding pentatricopeptide repeat-containing protein At2g30100, chloroplastic-like — MAIVDGLASLIHLGFPFSPSSHSFPRNISQFPPFSSRGWASLQFCSRFSTRICREKGLRFLGHLGRFGTAEFRVFGSVEMDQFLTSDDEDEMSEGFFEAIEELERMVREPADVLEEMNHRLSPRELQLVLVYFSQEGRDSWCALEVFEWLQKENRVDKETMELMVSLMCGWVKKLIEGEHDVGDVVDLLVDMDCVGLKPSFSMIEKVISLYWEMGKKQKAVLFVKEVLRRGIAYAADGGDGEKGGPTGYLAWRMMVEGDYCGAIKLVIDFRECGLKPEIYSYLIAMTAVVKELNVFSKAVRKLKGFVKTGLVAEIDVKNAELIEKYQLDILGDGVRLSNWVIQEGSSSFSGAVHEKLLAMYICAGRGLEAEKQLWEMKLVGKEADRVLFDIVLAICASQKEVSAVARLLTGLEVTSSLRWKKSLSWLLRGYIKGGHFENASETIVKMLELGFYPERLDRIAVLQGQRKRIQQSGNVEPYLKLCKKLSDANLIGPCLVYVYINRYKLWVIKML; from the exons ATGGCTATTGTTGATGGTTTAGCTTCTCTAATCCACTTGGGCTTTCCTTTTTCGCCTTCTTCTCATTCATTTCCGCGGAATATTTCTCAGTTTCCTCCTTTTAGTTCCAGAGGTTGGGCTTCGTTGCAGTTTTGCTCAAGGTTTTCTACCAGGATATGTAGAGAGAAAGGTCTGAGGTTTCTTGGTCATCTAGGGAGGTTTGGAACTGCGGAATTCAGGGTGTTTGGATCGGTTGAAATGGACCAGTTCTTGACGAGTGACGAcgaagatgaaatgagtgagGGATTTTTTGAGGCAATTGAGGAATTGGAACGGATGGTTAGAGAGCCCGCCGATGTTCTTGAGGAGATGAATCACCGGCTTTCCCCCAGGGAATTGCAGTTGGTCCTCGTTTACTTCTCTCAAGAAGGGAGGGATTCGTGGTGCGCACTGGAGGTGTTTGAGTGGCTTCAAAAGGAAAACCGGGTCGACAAGGAGACCATGGAACTCATGGTCTCGCTCATGTGTGGTTGGGTGAAGAAATTAATCGAAGGTGAGCATGATGTTGGAGATGTAGTTGATCTTCTAGTGGACATGGACTGCGTTGGGTTGAAACCCAGTTTTAGTATGATTGAGAAGGTCATTTCTTTGTATTGGGAGATGGGAAAGAAGCAGAAAGCGGTTTTGTTTGTGAAAGAGGTTCTGAGACGGGGAATCGCTTATGCCGCGGATGGAGGGGACGGTGAGAAAGGAGGCCCAACTGGGTACCTTGCTTGGAGGATGATG GTGGAAGGAGACTACTGTGGTGCAATTAAATTGGTGATTGACTTCAGAGAATGTGGATTGAAGCCAGAGATCTACAGCTACCTAATTGCAATGACAGCGGTGGTTAAAGAACTTAATGTTTTCTCAAAAGCTGTACGGAAGTTAAAAGGTTTCGTGAAGACTGGTCTAGTAGCTGAAATTGATGTAAAAAATGCCGAACTTATTGAAAAGTATCAGTTAGATATTCTAGGAGATGGTGTCCGCTTGTCCAATTGGGTGATTCAAGAGGGAAGCTCCTCATTTTCTGGGGCGGTTCATGAAAAGCTCCTTGCCATGTACATTTGTGCTGGTCGAGGACTTGAAGCTGAAAAACAGTTGTGGGAAATGAAGCTTGTGGGGAAGGAGGCTGATAGAGTGCTTTTTGACATTGTGTTAGCTATCTGTGCTTCACAAAAGGAGGTTAGTGCTGTGGCACGGTTGCTAACTGGACTGGAGGTTACTAGCTCATTGCGTTGGAAGAAATCCTTATCATGGTTGTTGAGAGGCTACATCAAAGGTGGGCATTTTGAGAATGCTTCCGAAACAATTGTAAAGATGCTTGAGTTGGGCTTCTATCCTGAACGGTTGGACAGAATAGCTGTACTGCAGGGTCAAAGGAAAAGGATCCAGCAGTCAGGAAATGTTGAACCTTATCTCAAGCTTTGCAAGAAGCTTTCTGATGCAAATCTGATTGGTCCTTGTCTTGTATATGTGTACATAAATAGGTACAAACTTTGGGTCATAAAAATGTTGTGA